The following proteins are co-located in the Paralichthys olivaceus isolate ysfri-2021 chromosome 2, ASM2471397v2, whole genome shotgun sequence genome:
- the znf740a gene encoding zinc finger protein ZFP2 isoform X41 gives MSHLPSSSVRDHMKWAGLLGCEAVLSSMALMQASSMAAPPKKMMAPLGHVPQQREGPDRGPQSHMILPSGMSCPPLLIRKEGEFQAPRLLDEKEMRANEDMQQKKKNRKSVTPCKVREQEGRGGKGTGGDENGPSSKVQKNFICDHCYGAFRSGYHLKRHILIHTGEKPYACAVCDMRFIQRYHLERHSLIHTGVKPYACSMCDMRFFQRYHLERHRLTHTGMRPFTVPSSRVKPYACSMCDMRFFQRYHLARHSLTHTGVKPYACSMCDMRFFQRYHLARHSLTHTGVKPYACSMCDMRFFQRYHLARHTLTHTGVKPYACSMCDMRFFQRYHLARHSLTHTGVKPYACTMCDMRFIQRYQLERHSLTHTGVKPYACTMCDKRFFQRYHLARHSLTHMGVKPYACTMCDMKFFQRYHLARHSLTHTGVKPYACTMCDKRFFQRYHLARHSLTHMGEKPFACDMCDMRFIQRYHLERHKRVHSGEKPYQCERCQQNFSRTDRLLRHRRLCQGRNVAKVENQPCCEPRPYPQEPPPAPPTWSPLHPPPGRLAV, from the exons ATGTCACATCTGCCCAGCAGCTCAGTCCGCGACCATATGAAATGG GCGGGGCTGCTTGGCTGCGAAGCTGTCCTCTCCAGCATGGCCCTGATGCAGGCCAGCTCCATGGCGGCTCCGCCCAAAAAAATGATGGCTCCACTTGGCCATGTaccacagcagagagagggacCTGACCGTGGTCCCCAGAGCCACATGATCCTCCCCTCTGGAATGAGCTGTCCACCCCTG CTTATCCGGAAGGAAGGTGAATTCCAAGCTCCCCGCCTGCTGGATGAGAAGGAGATGAGAGCCAACGAGGacatgcagcagaaaaaaaagaacaggaaaTCAGTGACGCCCTGTAAAGTGAGAGAACAAGAAGGAAGGGGAGGGAAG GGCACAGGTGGAGATGAAAACGGTCCATCATCTAAAGTgcagaaaaactttatttgtgaTCACTGTTATGGAGCTTTTAGGAGCGGATACCACCTGAAGAGACATATCCTCATTCATACAG GGGAGAAGCCGTATGCTTGTGCCGTATGTGACATGAGGTTTATTCAGCGTTACCACCTGGAGAGACACAGCCTCATTCACACGG gggtGAAGCCGTACGCTTGTTCCATGTGTGACATGAGGTTTTTCCAGCGTTACCACCTGGAGAGACACAGACTCACTCATACGGGTATGCGTCCATTTACCGTACCCAGTTCAA GGGTGAAGCCCTACGCTTGCTCCATGTGTGACATGAGGTTCTTCCAACGTTACCATCTGGCAAGACACAGCCTCACACATACTG GGGTGAAGCCATACGCTTGCTCCATGTGTGACATGAGATTTTTCCAACGCTACCACTTGGCAAGACACAGCCTCACTCACACGG gggtgAAGCCATATGCTTGCTCCATGTGTGACATGAGATTTTTCCAGAGATACCACCTGGCAAGACACACTCTCACCCATACGG GGGTGAAGCCATACGCTTGCTCCATGTGTGACATGAGGTTCTTCCAGCGTTACCATTTGGCAAGACACAGCCTCACTCATACTG GGGTGAAACCATATGCTTGTACCATGTGTGACATGAGGTTTATACAACGGTACCAACTGGAAAGACACAGTCTCACTCATACAG GGGTGAAGCCGTACGCTTGCACCATGTGTGACAAGAGGTTTTTTCAGCGCTACCACCTGGCGAGACACAGCCTCACTCATATGG GTGTGAAACCTTATGCTTGCACCATGTGTGACATGAAGTTTTTTCAGCGTTACCACCTGGCGAGACACAGCCTCACTCATACGG GTGTGAAACCTTATGCTTGCACCATGTGCGACAAGAGGTTTTTTCAGCGCTACCACCTGGCAAGACACAGCCTCACTCATATGG GAGAGAAGCCATTTGCTTGTGACATGTGCGATATGAGGTTTATCCAGCGCTACCACCTTGAGAGACACAAGCGTGTCCACAGTGGGGAGAAGCCTTACCAGTGTGAACGGTGCCAGCAG AACTTTTCTCGAACAGACCGGCTTTTGCGGCATCGGCGGTTATGCCAGGGTCGCAACGTAGCCAAAGTAGAGAACCAGCCGTGCTGCGAACCACGTCCATATCCCCAAGAACCCCCGCCCGCCCCCCCAACCTGGAGTCCTCTGCATCCCCCTCCAGGCCGGCTGGCAGTCTGA
- the znf740a gene encoding zinc finger protein ZFP2 isoform X38 yields the protein MSHLPSSSVRDHMKWAGLLGCEAVLSSMALMQASSMAAPPKKMMAPLGHVPQQREGPDRGPQSHMILPSGMSCPPLLIRKEGEFQAPRLLDEKEMRANEDMQQKKKNRKSVTPCKVREQEGRGGKGTGGDENGPSSKVQKNFICDHCYGAFRSGYHLKRHILIHTGEKPYACAVCDMRFIQRYHLERHSLIHTGVKPYACSMCDMRFFQRYHLERHRLTHTGMRPFTVPSSRVKPYACSMCDMRFFQRYHLARHSLTHTGVKPYACSMCDMRFFQRYHLARHSLTHTGVKPYACSMCDMRFFQRYHLARHTLTHTGVKPYACSMCDMRFFQRYHLARHSLTHTGVKPYACTMCDMRFIQRYQLERHSLTHTGVKPYACTMCDKRFFQRYHLARHSLTHMGVKPYACTMCDMKFFQRYHLARHSLTHTGVKPYACSMCDMRFIQRNHLERHSLTHTGEKPFACDMCDMRFIQRYHLERHKRVHSGEKPYQCERCQQNFSRTDRLLRHRRLCQGRNVAKVENQPCCEPRPYPQEPPPAPPTWSPLHPPPGRLAV from the exons ATGTCACATCTGCCCAGCAGCTCAGTCCGCGACCATATGAAATGG GCGGGGCTGCTTGGCTGCGAAGCTGTCCTCTCCAGCATGGCCCTGATGCAGGCCAGCTCCATGGCGGCTCCGCCCAAAAAAATGATGGCTCCACTTGGCCATGTaccacagcagagagagggacCTGACCGTGGTCCCCAGAGCCACATGATCCTCCCCTCTGGAATGAGCTGTCCACCCCTG CTTATCCGGAAGGAAGGTGAATTCCAAGCTCCCCGCCTGCTGGATGAGAAGGAGATGAGAGCCAACGAGGacatgcagcagaaaaaaaagaacaggaaaTCAGTGACGCCCTGTAAAGTGAGAGAACAAGAAGGAAGGGGAGGGAAG GGCACAGGTGGAGATGAAAACGGTCCATCATCTAAAGTgcagaaaaactttatttgtgaTCACTGTTATGGAGCTTTTAGGAGCGGATACCACCTGAAGAGACATATCCTCATTCATACAG GGGAGAAGCCGTATGCTTGTGCCGTATGTGACATGAGGTTTATTCAGCGTTACCACCTGGAGAGACACAGCCTCATTCACACGG gggtGAAGCCGTACGCTTGTTCCATGTGTGACATGAGGTTTTTCCAGCGTTACCACCTGGAGAGACACAGACTCACTCATACGGGTATGCGTCCATTTACCGTACCCAGTTCAA GGGTGAAGCCCTACGCTTGCTCCATGTGTGACATGAGGTTCTTCCAACGTTACCATCTGGCAAGACACAGCCTCACACATACTG GGGTGAAGCCATACGCTTGCTCCATGTGTGACATGAGATTTTTCCAACGCTACCACTTGGCAAGACACAGCCTCACTCACACGG gggtgAAGCCATATGCTTGCTCCATGTGTGACATGAGATTTTTCCAGAGATACCACCTGGCAAGACACACTCTCACCCATACGG GGGTGAAGCCATACGCTTGCTCCATGTGTGACATGAGGTTCTTCCAGCGTTACCATTTGGCAAGACACAGCCTCACTCATACTG GGGTGAAACCATATGCTTGTACCATGTGTGACATGAGGTTTATACAACGGTACCAACTGGAAAGACACAGTCTCACTCATACAG GGGTGAAGCCGTACGCTTGCACCATGTGTGACAAGAGGTTTTTTCAGCGCTACCACCTGGCGAGACACAGCCTCACTCATATGG GTGTGAAACCTTATGCTTGCACCATGTGTGACATGAAGTTTTTTCAGCGTTACCACCTGGCGAGACACAGCCTCACTCATACGG gggtGAAGCCGTATGCTTGTTCCATGTGTGACATGAGGTTTATTCAGCGTAACCACCTGGAGAGACACAGCCTCACTCATACGG GAGAGAAGCCATTTGCTTGTGACATGTGCGATATGAGGTTTATCCAGCGCTACCACCTTGAGAGACACAAGCGTGTCCACAGTGGGGAGAAGCCTTACCAGTGTGAACGGTGCCAGCAG AACTTTTCTCGAACAGACCGGCTTTTGCGGCATCGGCGGTTATGCCAGGGTCGCAACGTAGCCAAAGTAGAGAACCAGCCGTGCTGCGAACCACGTCCATATCCCCAAGAACCCCCGCCCGCCCCCCCAACCTGGAGTCCTCTGCATCCCCCTCCAGGCCGGCTGGCAGTCTGA
- the znf740a gene encoding zinc finger protein ZFP2 isoform X39: MSHLPSSSVRDHMKWAGLLGCEAVLSSMALMQASSMAAPPKKMMAPLGHVPQQREGPDRGPQSHMILPSGMSCPPLLIRKEGEFQAPRLLDEKEMRANEDMQQKKKNRKSVTPCKVREQEGRGGKGTGGDENGPSSKVQKNFICDHCYGAFRSGYHLKRHILIHTGEKPYACAVCDMRFIQRYHLERHSLIHTGVKPYACSMCDMRFFQRYHLERHRLTHTGMRPFTVPSSRVKPYACSMCDMRFFQRYHLARHSLTHTGVKPYACSMCDMRFFQRYHLARHSLTHTGVKPYACSMCDMRFFQRYHLARHTLTHTGVKPYACSMCDMRFFQRYHLARHSLTHTGVKPYACTMCDMRFIQRYQLERHSLTHTGVKPYACTMCDKRFFQRYHLARHSLTHMGVKPYACTMCDMKFFQRYHLARHSLTHTGVKPYACTMCDKRFFQRYHLARHSLTHMGEKPFACDMCDMRFIQRYHLERHKRVHSGEKPYQCERCQQNFSRTDRLLRHRRLCQGRNVAKVENQPCCEPRPYPQEPPPAPPTWSPLHPPPGRLAV, from the exons ATGTCACATCTGCCCAGCAGCTCAGTCCGCGACCATATGAAATGG GCGGGGCTGCTTGGCTGCGAAGCTGTCCTCTCCAGCATGGCCCTGATGCAGGCCAGCTCCATGGCGGCTCCGCCCAAAAAAATGATGGCTCCACTTGGCCATGTaccacagcagagagagggacCTGACCGTGGTCCCCAGAGCCACATGATCCTCCCCTCTGGAATGAGCTGTCCACCCCTG CTTATCCGGAAGGAAGGTGAATTCCAAGCTCCCCGCCTGCTGGATGAGAAGGAGATGAGAGCCAACGAGGacatgcagcagaaaaaaaagaacaggaaaTCAGTGACGCCCTGTAAAGTGAGAGAACAAGAAGGAAGGGGAGGGAAG GGCACAGGTGGAGATGAAAACGGTCCATCATCTAAAGTgcagaaaaactttatttgtgaTCACTGTTATGGAGCTTTTAGGAGCGGATACCACCTGAAGAGACATATCCTCATTCATACAG GGGAGAAGCCGTATGCTTGTGCCGTATGTGACATGAGGTTTATTCAGCGTTACCACCTGGAGAGACACAGCCTCATTCACACGG gggtGAAGCCGTACGCTTGTTCCATGTGTGACATGAGGTTTTTCCAGCGTTACCACCTGGAGAGACACAGACTCACTCATACGGGTATGCGTCCATTTACCGTACCCAGTTCAA GGGTGAAGCCCTACGCTTGCTCCATGTGTGACATGAGGTTCTTCCAACGTTACCATCTGGCAAGACACAGCCTCACACATACTG GGGTGAAGCCATACGCTTGCTCCATGTGTGACATGAGATTTTTCCAACGCTACCACTTGGCAAGACACAGCCTCACTCACACGG gggtgAAGCCATATGCTTGCTCCATGTGTGACATGAGATTTTTCCAGAGATACCACCTGGCAAGACACACTCTCACCCATACGG GGGTGAAGCCATACGCTTGCTCCATGTGTGACATGAGGTTCTTCCAGCGTTACCATTTGGCAAGACACAGCCTCACTCATACTG GGGTGAAACCATATGCTTGTACCATGTGTGACATGAGGTTTATACAACGGTACCAACTGGAAAGACACAGTCTCACTCATACAG GGGTGAAGCCGTACGCTTGCACCATGTGTGACAAGAGGTTTTTTCAGCGCTACCACCTGGCGAGACACAGCCTCACTCATATGG GTGTGAAACCTTATGCTTGCACCATGTGTGACATGAAGTTTTTTCAGCGTTACCACCTGGCGAGACACAGCCTCACTCATACGG GTGTGAAACCTTACGCTTGCACCATGTGTGACAAGAGGTTTTTTCAGCGCTACCACCTGGCGAGACACAGCCTCACTCATATGG GAGAGAAGCCATTTGCTTGTGACATGTGCGATATGAGGTTTATCCAGCGCTACCACCTTGAGAGACACAAGCGTGTCCACAGTGGGGAGAAGCCTTACCAGTGTGAACGGTGCCAGCAG AACTTTTCTCGAACAGACCGGCTTTTGCGGCATCGGCGGTTATGCCAGGGTCGCAACGTAGCCAAAGTAGAGAACCAGCCGTGCTGCGAACCACGTCCATATCCCCAAGAACCCCCGCCCGCCCCCCCAACCTGGAGTCCTCTGCATCCCCCTCCAGGCCGGCTGGCAGTCTGA
- the znf740a gene encoding zinc finger protein 431 isoform X22: MSHLPSSSVRDHMKWAGLLGCEAVLSSMALMQASSMAAPPKKMMAPLGHVPQQREGPDRGPQSHMILPSGMSCPPLLIRKEGEFQAPRLLDEKEMRANEDMQQKKKNRKSVTPCKVREQEGRGGKGTGGDENGPSSKVQKNFICDHCYGAFRSGYHLKRHILIHTGEKPYACAVCDMRFIQRYHLERHSLIHTGVKPYACSMCDMRFFQRYHLERHRLTHTGMRPFTVPSSRVKPYACSMCDMRFFQRYHLARHSLTHTGVKPYACSMCDMRFFQRYHLARHSLTHTGVKPYACSMCDMRFFQRYHLARHTLTHTGVKPYACSMCDMRFFQRYHLARHSLTHTGVKPYACTMCDMRFIQRYQLERHSLTHTGVKPYACTMCDKRFFQRYHLARHSLTHMGVKPYACTMCDKRFFQRYHLARHSLTHMGVKPYACTMCDKRFFQRYHLARHSLTHMGVKPFACTMCDMRFVQRYHLARHSLTHTGVKPYACSMCDMRFIQRNHLERHSLTHTGEKPFACDMCDMRFIQRYHLERHKRVHSGEKPYQCERCQQNFSRTDRLLRHRRLCQGRNVAKVENQPCCEPRPYPQEPPPAPPTWSPLHPPPGRLAV, from the exons ATGTCACATCTGCCCAGCAGCTCAGTCCGCGACCATATGAAATGG GCGGGGCTGCTTGGCTGCGAAGCTGTCCTCTCCAGCATGGCCCTGATGCAGGCCAGCTCCATGGCGGCTCCGCCCAAAAAAATGATGGCTCCACTTGGCCATGTaccacagcagagagagggacCTGACCGTGGTCCCCAGAGCCACATGATCCTCCCCTCTGGAATGAGCTGTCCACCCCTG CTTATCCGGAAGGAAGGTGAATTCCAAGCTCCCCGCCTGCTGGATGAGAAGGAGATGAGAGCCAACGAGGacatgcagcagaaaaaaaagaacaggaaaTCAGTGACGCCCTGTAAAGTGAGAGAACAAGAAGGAAGGGGAGGGAAG GGCACAGGTGGAGATGAAAACGGTCCATCATCTAAAGTgcagaaaaactttatttgtgaTCACTGTTATGGAGCTTTTAGGAGCGGATACCACCTGAAGAGACATATCCTCATTCATACAG GGGAGAAGCCGTATGCTTGTGCCGTATGTGACATGAGGTTTATTCAGCGTTACCACCTGGAGAGACACAGCCTCATTCACACGG gggtGAAGCCGTACGCTTGTTCCATGTGTGACATGAGGTTTTTCCAGCGTTACCACCTGGAGAGACACAGACTCACTCATACGGGTATGCGTCCATTTACCGTACCCAGTTCAA GGGTGAAGCCCTACGCTTGCTCCATGTGTGACATGAGGTTCTTCCAACGTTACCATCTGGCAAGACACAGCCTCACACATACTG GGGTGAAGCCATACGCTTGCTCCATGTGTGACATGAGATTTTTCCAACGCTACCACTTGGCAAGACACAGCCTCACTCACACGG gggtgAAGCCATATGCTTGCTCCATGTGTGACATGAGATTTTTCCAGAGATACCACCTGGCAAGACACACTCTCACCCATACGG GGGTGAAGCCATACGCTTGCTCCATGTGTGACATGAGGTTCTTCCAGCGTTACCATTTGGCAAGACACAGCCTCACTCATACTG GGGTGAAACCATATGCTTGTACCATGTGTGACATGAGGTTTATACAACGGTACCAACTGGAAAGACACAGTCTCACTCATACAG GGGTGAAGCCGTACGCTTGCACCATGTGTGACAAGAGGTTTTTTCAGCGCTACCACCTGGCGAGACACAGCCTCACTCATATGG GTGTGAAACCTTATGCTTGCACCATGTGCGACAAGAGGTTTTTTCAGCGCTACCACCTGGCAAGACACAGCCTCACTCATATGG GTGTGAAACCTTACGCTTGCACCATGTGTGACAAGAGGTTTTTTCAGCGCTACCACCTGGCGAGACACAGCCTCACTCATATGG GTGTGAAACCTTTTGCTTGTACCATGTGTGACATGAGGTTTGTTCAGCGCTACCACCTGGCGAGACACAGCCTCACTCATACGG gggtGAAGCCGTATGCTTGTTCCATGTGTGACATGAGGTTTATTCAGCGTAACCACCTGGAGAGACACAGCCTCACTCATACGG GAGAGAAGCCATTTGCTTGTGACATGTGCGATATGAGGTTTATCCAGCGCTACCACCTTGAGAGACACAAGCGTGTCCACAGTGGGGAGAAGCCTTACCAGTGTGAACGGTGCCAGCAG AACTTTTCTCGAACAGACCGGCTTTTGCGGCATCGGCGGTTATGCCAGGGTCGCAACGTAGCCAAAGTAGAGAACCAGCCGTGCTGCGAACCACGTCCATATCCCCAAGAACCCCCGCCCGCCCCCCCAACCTGGAGTCCTCTGCATCCCCCTCCAGGCCGGCTGGCAGTCTGA
- the znf740a gene encoding zinc finger protein 431 isoform X30, translating to MSHLPSSSVRDHMKWAGLLGCEAVLSSMALMQASSMAAPPKKMMAPLGHVPQQREGPDRGPQSHMILPSGMSCPPLLIRKEGEFQAPRLLDEKEMRANEDMQQKKKNRKSVTPCKVREQEGRGGKGTGGDENGPSSKVQKNFICDHCYGAFRSGYHLKRHILIHTGEKPYACAVCDMRFIQRYHLERHSLIHTGVKPYACSMCDMRFFQRYHLERHRLTHTGMRPFTVPSSRVKPYACSMCDMRFFQRYHLARHSLTHTGVKPYACSMCDMRFFQRYHLARHSLTHTGVKPYACSMCDMRFFQRYHLARHTLTHTGVKPYACSMCDMRFFQRYHLARHSLTHTGVKPYACTMCDMRFIQRYQLERHSLTHTGVKPYACTMCDKRFFQRYHLARHSLTHMGVKPYACTMCDMKFFQRYHLARHSLTHTGVKPYACTMCDKRFFQRYHLARHSLTHMGVKPYACSMCDMRFIQRNHLERHSLTHTGEKPFACDMCDMRFIQRYHLERHKRVHSGEKPYQCERCQQNFSRTDRLLRHRRLCQGRNVAKVENQPCCEPRPYPQEPPPAPPTWSPLHPPPGRLAV from the exons ATGTCACATCTGCCCAGCAGCTCAGTCCGCGACCATATGAAATGG GCGGGGCTGCTTGGCTGCGAAGCTGTCCTCTCCAGCATGGCCCTGATGCAGGCCAGCTCCATGGCGGCTCCGCCCAAAAAAATGATGGCTCCACTTGGCCATGTaccacagcagagagagggacCTGACCGTGGTCCCCAGAGCCACATGATCCTCCCCTCTGGAATGAGCTGTCCACCCCTG CTTATCCGGAAGGAAGGTGAATTCCAAGCTCCCCGCCTGCTGGATGAGAAGGAGATGAGAGCCAACGAGGacatgcagcagaaaaaaaagaacaggaaaTCAGTGACGCCCTGTAAAGTGAGAGAACAAGAAGGAAGGGGAGGGAAG GGCACAGGTGGAGATGAAAACGGTCCATCATCTAAAGTgcagaaaaactttatttgtgaTCACTGTTATGGAGCTTTTAGGAGCGGATACCACCTGAAGAGACATATCCTCATTCATACAG GGGAGAAGCCGTATGCTTGTGCCGTATGTGACATGAGGTTTATTCAGCGTTACCACCTGGAGAGACACAGCCTCATTCACACGG gggtGAAGCCGTACGCTTGTTCCATGTGTGACATGAGGTTTTTCCAGCGTTACCACCTGGAGAGACACAGACTCACTCATACGGGTATGCGTCCATTTACCGTACCCAGTTCAA GGGTGAAGCCCTACGCTTGCTCCATGTGTGACATGAGGTTCTTCCAACGTTACCATCTGGCAAGACACAGCCTCACACATACTG GGGTGAAGCCATACGCTTGCTCCATGTGTGACATGAGATTTTTCCAACGCTACCACTTGGCAAGACACAGCCTCACTCACACGG gggtgAAGCCATATGCTTGCTCCATGTGTGACATGAGATTTTTCCAGAGATACCACCTGGCAAGACACACTCTCACCCATACGG GGGTGAAGCCATACGCTTGCTCCATGTGTGACATGAGGTTCTTCCAGCGTTACCATTTGGCAAGACACAGCCTCACTCATACTG GGGTGAAACCATATGCTTGTACCATGTGTGACATGAGGTTTATACAACGGTACCAACTGGAAAGACACAGTCTCACTCATACAG GGGTGAAGCCGTACGCTTGCACCATGTGTGACAAGAGGTTTTTTCAGCGCTACCACCTGGCGAGACACAGCCTCACTCATATGG GTGTGAAACCTTATGCTTGCACCATGTGTGACATGAAGTTTTTTCAGCGTTACCACCTGGCGAGACACAGCCTCACTCATACGG GTGTGAAACCTTATGCTTGCACCATGTGCGACAAGAGGTTTTTTCAGCGCTACCACCTGGCAAGACACAGCCTCACTCATATGG gggtGAAGCCGTATGCTTGTTCCATGTGTGACATGAGGTTTATTCAGCGTAACCACCTGGAGAGACACAGCCTCACTCATACGG GAGAGAAGCCATTTGCTTGTGACATGTGCGATATGAGGTTTATCCAGCGCTACCACCTTGAGAGACACAAGCGTGTCCACAGTGGGGAGAAGCCTTACCAGTGTGAACGGTGCCAGCAG AACTTTTCTCGAACAGACCGGCTTTTGCGGCATCGGCGGTTATGCCAGGGTCGCAACGTAGCCAAAGTAGAGAACCAGCCGTGCTGCGAACCACGTCCATATCCCCAAGAACCCCCGCCCGCCCCCCCAACCTGGAGTCCTCTGCATCCCCCTCCAGGCCGGCTGGCAGTCTGA
- the znf740a gene encoding zinc finger protein ZFP2 isoform X37: protein MSHLPSSSVRDHMKWAGLLGCEAVLSSMALMQASSMAAPPKKMMAPLGHVPQQREGPDRGPQSHMILPSGMSCPPLLIRKEGEFQAPRLLDEKEMRANEDMQQKKKNRKSVTPCKGTGGDENGPSSKVQKNFICDHCYGAFRSGYHLKRHILIHTGVKPYACSMCDMRFFQRYHLERHRLTHTGVKPYACSMCDMRFFQRYHLARHSLTHTGVKPYACSMCDMRFFQRYHLARHSLTHTGVKPYACSMCDMRFFQRYHLARHTLTHTGVKPYACSMCDMRFFQRYHLARHSLTHTGVKPYACTMCDMRFIQRYQLERHSLTHTGVKPYACTMCDKRFFQRYHLARHSLTHMGVKPYACTMCDKRFFQRYHLARHSLTHMGVKPFACTMCDMRFVQRYHLARHSLTHTGVKPYACTMCDKRFFQRYHLARHSLTHMGVKPFACTMCDMRFVQRYHLARHSLTHTGEKPFACDMCDMRFIQRYHLERHKRVHSGEKPYQCERCQQNFSRTDRLLRHRRLCQGRNVAKVENQPCCEPRPYPQEPPPAPPTWSPLHPPPGRLAV from the exons ATGTCACATCTGCCCAGCAGCTCAGTCCGCGACCATATGAAATGG GCGGGGCTGCTTGGCTGCGAAGCTGTCCTCTCCAGCATGGCCCTGATGCAGGCCAGCTCCATGGCGGCTCCGCCCAAAAAAATGATGGCTCCACTTGGCCATGTaccacagcagagagagggacCTGACCGTGGTCCCCAGAGCCACATGATCCTCCCCTCTGGAATGAGCTGTCCACCCCTG CTTATCCGGAAGGAAGGTGAATTCCAAGCTCCCCGCCTGCTGGATGAGAAGGAGATGAGAGCCAACGAGGacatgcagcagaaaaaaaagaacaggaaaTCAGTGACGCCCTGTAAA GGCACAGGTGGAGATGAAAACGGTCCATCATCTAAAGTgcagaaaaactttatttgtgaTCACTGTTATGGAGCTTTTAGGAGCGGATACCACCTGAAGAGACATATCCTCATTCATACAG gggtGAAGCCGTACGCTTGTTCCATGTGTGACATGAGGTTTTTCCAGCGTTACCACCTGGAGAGACACAGACTCACTCATACGG GGGTGAAGCCCTACGCTTGCTCCATGTGTGACATGAGGTTCTTCCAACGTTACCATCTGGCAAGACACAGCCTCACACATACTG GGGTGAAGCCATACGCTTGCTCCATGTGTGACATGAGATTTTTCCAACGCTACCACTTGGCAAGACACAGCCTCACTCACACGG gggtgAAGCCATATGCTTGCTCCATGTGTGACATGAGATTTTTCCAGAGATACCACCTGGCAAGACACACTCTCACCCATACGG GGGTGAAGCCATACGCTTGCTCCATGTGTGACATGAGGTTCTTCCAGCGTTACCATTTGGCAAGACACAGCCTCACTCATACTG GGGTGAAACCATATGCTTGTACCATGTGTGACATGAGGTTTATACAACGGTACCAACTGGAAAGACACAGTCTCACTCATACAG GGGTGAAGCCGTACGCTTGCACCATGTGTGACAAGAGGTTTTTTCAGCGCTACCACCTGGCGAGACACAGCCTCACTCATATGG GTGTGAAACCTTATGCTTGCACCATGTGCGACAAGAGGTTTTTTCAGCGCTACCACCTGGCAAGACACAGCCTCACTCATATGG GTGTGAAACCTTTTGCTTGTACCATGTGTGACATGAGGTTTGTTCAGCGTTACCACCTGGCGAGACACAGCCTCACTCATACGG GTGTGAAACCTTACGCTTGCACCATGTGTGACAAGAGGTTTTTTCAGCGCTACCACCTGGCGAGACACAGCCTCACTCATATGG GTGTGAAACCTTTTGCTTGTACCATGTGTGACATGAGGTTTGTTCAGCGCTACCACCTGGCGAGACACAGCCTCACTCATACGG GAGAGAAGCCATTTGCTTGTGACATGTGCGATATGAGGTTTATCCAGCGCTACCACCTTGAGAGACACAAGCGTGTCCACAGTGGGGAGAAGCCTTACCAGTGTGAACGGTGCCAGCAG AACTTTTCTCGAACAGACCGGCTTTTGCGGCATCGGCGGTTATGCCAGGGTCGCAACGTAGCCAAAGTAGAGAACCAGCCGTGCTGCGAACCACGTCCATATCCCCAAGAACCCCCGCCCGCCCCCCCAACCTGGAGTCCTCTGCATCCCCCTCCAGGCCGGCTGGCAGTCTGA